From Flavobacterium lipolyticum, one genomic window encodes:
- a CDS encoding beta-ketoacyl synthase N-terminal-like domain-containing protein: MNNRSIKKDIAIIGMSGLFPKSKSIMDFWKNLVDGKELIQFHEDEDLEKAGVDRDLIRNPKYVKGSCLIEEPGSFDFSFFGYTKEEAALMDPQTRILHEQAWKSLEDAGYNPHNYSQKIGSFFSASDNINWRNYVSLSTTLNVNPFFIKHISNVNSVSRLISYSLNLKGPSYFVDTACSSSLVAVHIACRSLLMKECTMAIAGGVSIGSNTAVGYLYEEGSILSKDGHCKAFDQDSSGTVQGEGAGVVVLKRLADALTDRDHIYGVIRSTSVNNDGSLKVGYVAPSIIGQYECIDTALKIAEVDHKAISYIEAHGTGTKLGDAIEIEALNRAFNYDTSHQCSIGSLKTNFGHMDAAAGVSGLIKTALSLEKKMLPASLHFKTSNPDIKFKSGPFSVNDKLTEWESDKPRLAGVSSFGIGGTNAHAILEEPPLSQLASVPTVYQLFPFSAKTRSSLESYGHSLKDFLRENQKVNMADLAYTLKTGRYSHKFRNFIIGKDSKEAIAQLEELDFRQTFNDSKQKEIVLMFSGQGSQYYGMGKQLYLQYPDFKLIIDEGLRILNDETGVDYKGILGYHEESGSERDKINDTCYTQPLLFLLEYGFASFLLKLGVKPSQMIGHSLGEYVAACISEVFTFEEGIRLVVRRAQLMSEVERGAMLSVPLSAKEAIEMSPPDIAIAAINTENSCVISGSSASIKTVEDLLSAKGITFSRLRTYYAFHSAMMDPILEAYERELKKVNFSYPKYSFISCTTGEPIKKEEAVSPKYWVKHLRETVNFSKGLDFLLKEGNSIFIEIGSENTLLDFLRHNTNFYSGLVLASVLKHPTATKDDSYYLLKALGTLWRSGVPVNWDEYYSGQSRNKVSAPTYSFDKIVFPARVNPMQILINLYTSGSIDKLNNGEVISQVGRALESDKEASEMFLENLERPDIETLYAEAKTEIEKELAELWKSSFGYDKIGVNDDFFELGGDSLKAITLLKRVHKSFDIEITVGDFFENSSIRKLAREIDLALEVKELNKAENKSATSNQIRL; this comes from the coding sequence ATGAATAATAGATCTATAAAAAAGGATATCGCGATAATCGGTATGTCGGGACTATTCCCGAAGTCAAAAAGTATAATGGACTTTTGGAAGAATCTGGTAGACGGTAAGGAGTTAATCCAATTTCATGAAGATGAAGACCTGGAAAAGGCAGGAGTAGACCGGGATCTTATCCGTAATCCGAAATATGTAAAGGGTAGTTGTTTAATAGAGGAGCCCGGAAGTTTCGATTTTTCTTTTTTTGGATACACAAAAGAAGAAGCGGCTTTGATGGATCCACAAACCAGAATCCTACACGAACAGGCTTGGAAAAGTTTAGAAGATGCAGGATATAATCCTCATAATTATTCTCAGAAAATAGGGAGTTTTTTTAGTGCAAGTGATAATATAAATTGGAGGAATTATGTATCTCTTTCCACCACATTAAATGTAAACCCTTTTTTCATTAAGCATATATCAAATGTTAACTCTGTAAGCAGATTAATTTCTTACTCCCTAAATTTAAAAGGTCCAAGTTACTTTGTTGACACAGCGTGTTCAAGTTCATTAGTGGCAGTTCATATTGCTTGTCGAAGTTTGTTAATGAAAGAATGCACCATGGCAATAGCAGGCGGGGTAAGTATTGGATCAAATACAGCTGTTGGCTATTTGTATGAGGAAGGTTCTATTCTGTCTAAGGATGGTCATTGTAAAGCATTCGATCAGGATTCTTCGGGTACAGTACAAGGAGAGGGTGCAGGGGTTGTGGTTTTAAAAAGACTGGCAGATGCCTTAACTGACAGAGATCATATTTATGGCGTAATCCGATCCACTTCTGTCAACAATGACGGTAGCTTGAAGGTAGGTTATGTAGCTCCAAGTATTATCGGACAATATGAATGTATTGATACCGCCTTAAAAATTGCTGAGGTTGATCACAAAGCTATTTCGTATATCGAAGCGCATGGAACTGGTACTAAATTAGGTGATGCGATAGAGATAGAAGCGTTGAATAGAGCTTTTAATTATGATACATCACATCAATGCAGCATAGGATCTCTAAAGACTAATTTTGGACATATGGATGCTGCTGCAGGAGTTAGCGGATTAATTAAAACAGCACTGTCTTTAGAAAAAAAAATGTTGCCGGCCTCTTTGCATTTCAAGACATCAAATCCGGATATTAAATTTAAATCAGGACCATTTTCCGTCAATGACAAGTTAACGGAATGGGAGAGCGATAAGCCTCGATTAGCGGGCGTAAGTAGCTTTGGTATTGGGGGTACGAATGCACATGCAATTCTGGAAGAACCGCCTTTATCACAATTGGCAAGCGTTCCTACAGTATATCAACTTTTCCCATTTTCTGCTAAAACAAGATCTTCTTTAGAAAGTTATGGTCATTCTTTGAAAGATTTTTTAAGGGAAAATCAAAAAGTGAATATGGCAGATTTAGCCTATACACTTAAAACGGGAAGATATAGCCATAAGTTTCGAAATTTCATTATTGGAAAGGACTCTAAGGAGGCCATTGCACAATTAGAGGAGTTAGATTTTCGCCAGACTTTCAACGATAGTAAGCAGAAAGAAATCGTATTGATGTTTTCCGGTCAGGGAAGCCAGTATTACGGAATGGGGAAACAATTGTATTTGCAGTATCCTGATTTTAAATTAATTATAGACGAAGGTTTAAGGATTTTAAATGACGAAACAGGAGTCGACTATAAAGGTATCCTGGGGTACCATGAAGAAAGTGGTTCAGAAAGAGATAAGATAAATGACACCTGTTATACGCAACCGCTGCTATTTCTGTTGGAATACGGTTTTGCTAGTTTTTTGCTGAAGTTAGGGGTTAAGCCATCACAAATGATAGGCCATAGCCTTGGTGAATATGTAGCTGCCTGTATTAGTGAAGTTTTTACTTTTGAAGAGGGGATTAGACTAGTGGTTAGACGGGCGCAGTTAATGAGTGAAGTAGAACGCGGTGCTATGTTGAGCGTTCCGCTTTCGGCTAAAGAAGCTATTGAGATGAGTCCGCCGGATATCGCTATCGCTGCAATTAATACAGAGAATTCCTGTGTTATTTCGGGGAGTTCTGCAAGTATTAAGACAGTTGAAGATTTACTTTCTGCTAAAGGAATAACATTTTCGAGACTTAGAACCTATTACGCCTTTCACAGTGCGATGATGGATCCAATTTTAGAGGCCTACGAAAGGGAACTGAAAAAAGTAAACTTTTCATATCCTAAATATTCATTCATCTCCTGCACTACCGGGGAACCGATTAAAAAAGAAGAAGCAGTTTCTCCTAAGTACTGGGTAAAACATTTGCGGGAAACCGTCAATTTTTCTAAAGGGTTAGATTTTTTATTGAAAGAAGGCAATTCCATTTTTATTGAGATTGGATCTGAAAATACCTTATTGGACTTTTTACGACATAATACAAATTTTTATTCCGGTTTAGTTTTGGCTTCCGTACTCAAACATCCGACAGCCACAAAAGATGATTCTTATTATTTATTAAAAGCATTAGGGACTTTGTGGAGAAGTGGAGTACCTGTTAATTGGGATGAATATTATTCCGGTCAATCAAGAAATAAAGTTTCAGCGCCGACTTATTCATTTGATAAAATAGTTTTTCCAGCCAGAGTGAATCCAATGCAAATACTGATCAACTTGTATACCTCTGGTTCGATAGATAAGCTGAATAATGGAGAGGTTATTTCGCAAGTTGGCCGGGCTTTAGAATCGGATAAGGAAGCGTCAGAGATGTTTTTAGAAAACTTAGAAAGACCGGATATAGAAACTTTGTATGCTGAAGCCAAAACAGAAATAGAAAAAGAATTAGCAGAACTATGGAAATCTTCCTTTGGATATGATAAGATAGGTGTAAATGATGACTTTTTTGAGCTGGGAGGAGATTCATTGAAGGCAATCACATTACTGAAAAGAGTTCACAAATCCTTTGATATTGAGATTACCGTGGGCGATTTTTTTGAAAATAGTAGCATAAGAAAACTTGCGAGAGAGATTGATTTAGCATTAGAAGTTAAAGAATTAAATAAAGCTGAGAACAAATCGGCGACGTCCAACCAAATACGATTGTAA